The genomic window CCGGCCGCCGGGCCGCAGTATCCGGAACATCTGCGCGACGGCCGCCGGGCGTTGTGCCTCCGGGATATGGTGCATGGCGAAGGTCGAGGTGACCACGTCGAAGGCAGCGTCGGGCAGCGGCAGTGTCTGAGCGGCACCGAGTTCGAATCGGCAATTAGGTACCGCACGGGAATGTCCGGTCGCGTAGTCGAGCATTTCCGGCGCGGGATCGACGCCGACTACGCTGCCTTCCGGACCGACTCGCTTGGCCAGCGCTCGGGCGAGATCGCCAGGGCCACAACCGATATCGACCGCCTGATCGCCGGGTGCCGCGCCGCTGAGCGTGACGAGCCGAGCGTTGAGGCGGCTGCCTCGGCCGAGCAAGAATATGGCCTTGAATGCCCGATAACTGCGTGGCTTGGTAAGCAGAACTCCGGTTTCGGTGTCATGGTGGCCCTGTCGAATGGAAGACTGGGGTGCGTTTTTGGTCATGTGTACATGGTCGGGAAGTGCTGCCGCATCGACCAGAGGCAAAACTACGGAAACCGTTCCGTTCGGGACGGATTCGCGACATTTGTACGGGAGGCACATTGTCGTCGGACGTTAAAAGACTGACGGGCAGCACGGATCGCCGGGTACGGCGGACCAAAAGCCTGCTGCATCGGGCGTTGATCGAACTCATGCTGGAACGCGGCTACGACCGCATCTCGGTACGGGACATCCTGCACCGGGCCGATGTCGGACGGTCCACGTTCTACGCGCACTTCCGCGACAAGGACGATCTGCTGCTGTTGAGCAGTACCGATTACCTGCGCGCCGCGGTGACCGCGCCCGGCTCCGCCGCCGATGCCGATGCCGCGCCACTGGCGCCGGTCCACACGCTGTTCCAGCTGGCCGCGGCGAATCCCGAGGTGTACCAGGCATTGCTCGGCCGCAAGAGCGGTGCGCTGCTGCTGCGGACGACACGGGAGATGGTCGCCGAAATCCTCGCCGAACGGCTCGCCGAACAACTCGACATGGACGAGGCCGAATTCGCCGCCACCATGACATTTCTGTCCTGGGGGGTGGTCGGCGTGCTCGGGGCGATCGCCGATGCCGACCCGCCGCTGCCGCCGACCGAGGCGTATCAGCGGCTGGAGAAACTGCTCGGGCCGGGCCTGTCCAGGCGGGTCCGAGCAGGCTGATTCAGTTTCCGTACTGCGCTGTCTCCGGGCGCTCGATCAGCAAGGTGTGCGCGGGCTCGTCGGCGACCGGCCGGTGCCGAACACCCTTGGGCACCACGAACAACTCGCCGGGGTGCAGAGTCACCGGATCTTGTCCGTCCAATTCGATCCGGAACGTGCCGTCCCAGCACAGGAACAGTTCGTCTTCGTCATGGTGGTGCCACGGGAATTCGCCCGCCAGCTGGGCGACCCGCACGACGGTGTCGTTGACGACGGCCAGCTCGCGCTGCTGGAAGGGACCGGGCAGCCCGGCGATCGCCCCGTGGATCGATACCGGCCCGGTGATTCTTGCTGCTGTCATGGCAGTAATCGTCGGACGGCCGCGGTCACCGCTCCATGGCCAATCCGGCAGAATTGGTCTGGCAATGGATCCAATCAATGTCGCCGAACGGCTCGGTCGCTGGTCCGCGGGTCGTGGGGCGCTGTACGCGCTGCTGGCCGCGCGACTGCGTTGCCTGATCGATGACGGTGAGCTGCCACCCGGCACCCCGCTGCCGCCGGACCGGGTGCTGGCGAGCACGCTGGCGGTGGGACGCAGCACCGTGGTCGCCGCCTACGACCTGCTGCAATCGGAGGGCCGGATTGTCCGGCGGCAGGGCAGCGGCACCCGGGTAGCCGGACACCCGCCGACCCGGCCCGTCGACACCACCAGCGCGCCGGTGTTCCTCGACCTGCTCGAACCGCGTCCCGATGTGATTGCGCTGGCCTGCGCCGCGCCGGACACCCCGCCGGTGGAACTGACCGAGTGCTACGCCAGGATCTTGCCGGAGCTCGCCGCGACCATCGGCGATATCGGGTATTACCCGACCGGTCATCCCCGGCTCCGGCACGCCATCGCCGAGTACTACCGAAGCCGTGGCGTGCCAACAGCTTTCGAGCAGGTGATGGTCACTACCGGTGGGCAGCAGGCGCTTTCGCTGCTGGCGCGAGGTCTGCTGCAACCGGGCGACCACGTATTGATGGAATCGCCGAGTTCGCCGCCCGCGCTGGAGGCGTTTCGGGCGGAAGCGGCCGTTGTGCAGGGGTTGCCACCCGGGCTGCCCGGTTTCGCCGCTGCCGTGCGCGAGCATCGTCCGGCCCTCGCCTACGTGATCCCCACTTTTCAGAACCCGACCGGGTCGGTGCTTGCCCCGCTGGCGCGCAGGCGATTGGCGGAAACGGCGGCCGCGGCGGGTGTTCCACTGGTCGAAGACGAGGTGCTCGCCGAGCTCGGCTTTCCCGGATTCAGCACGCCGCCACCACTGGCCGCCCACTCGGCGGCGGTGATCACGGTCGGCTCGCTGAGCAAGACCGTGTGGGGCGGGCTTCGCATCGGCTGGATCCGGGCCGCCGCTCCGATCATCGCCAGGCTCGCCCGGATTCGCGCGGTGCACGATCTCGGCGGCGACGTCCCTGCCCAGTTGGCGGCGGCCGAATTGGTGCCGCGCCTGGCTGCCGTCTGTGCCCGGCTCGCACCGGAACGGCAAGCCAGGCACGACCACCTACGTGCCGAACTCGCTCGGCTACTGCCCGATTGGCACGTCCCGGCGGTAACGGGCGGCCAAACCCTTTGGGTGCGTTTGCCTTACGGCGACGGCACCTCGTTCGCGCAGGCCGCGCTGCGCCATGGCGTCGCCATCCTGCCCGGCAGCGGGCTCGACCCGAACGGCGGCAGTGCAGACCACATTCGCGTCCACTTCCTGCACCCGCCCGACATCCTCACCGAAGCAGCCCGCCGTCTCACCGAAGCTTGGCGCGCCTACCGACCACCCGCTCGTCCCGCGCCCGCTCCGCCCGCTCTCGCCATCTGAGGCGCGCACCGACCTACGAATTGCGGCAACCGGTCAGGCGACAACGGTTTCGGCGAGTCGGGCAGTGATGAGGGCTTCGGCTTCGCGGACCATGCGGGTGATGAGTTCTTCACAGGTGGGGATGTCATGGATGAGGCCCTGGACCTGACCCGCGCTCCAGATACCCGCGTCGAGGTCGCCCTCTTCGAAGACGCGGCGGCCGCGGGCGCCGGCGACCAGGTCGCGAACGTCGTCGAAAGTGCCGCCCGCCTTTTCGATTTCGACCACCTTGCGGCTGATCTCGTTGTCTGCGACGCGGGCGGTGTTGTGCATGGTGCGGAAGATCAGTTGGGTGTCGCGCTCGGTGTGCGCGACGATCTGTTCCTTGACCTTCTGGTGAACCGCGGATTCCTGGGTGCACAGGAAGCGGGTGCCCATGTTGACGCCGTCGGCGCCGAGGGCGAGGGCGGCGACCAGTCCGCTGGCGTCGGCGAAGCCGCCCGAGGCGATCATCGGAATGTCGAGCACCCTGGCGGCGGCGGGGATCAGGATCAGGCCGGGCACGTCGTCCTCGCCGGGGTGGCCCGCGCATTCGAAGCCGTCGATGCTGACGCCGTCGACGCCGATCCGCTGCGCCTTCAGCGCGTGCCGCACGCTGGTGCACTTGTGCAGCACCTTGATGCCCGCGTCCTGGTAGTACGGCAGGAACGGCTCCGGATTGCTGCCCGCGGTTTCGACGATCTTGACGCCGCTCTCGACGATCGCCTGGACATATTCGGCGTACGGCGGCGGGTTGATCGAGGGCAGGATGGTGACGTTCACGCCGAACGGCTTGTCGGTCAACTCCCGGGTGCGGGCGATCTCGCGGCGCAGGTCGTCCGGTGTCGGCTGGGTGAGGGCGGTGATGAAGCCGAGCCCACCCGCGTTGGCGACGGCCGCGACGAGTTCGGCACGGCCGACCCACATCATCCCGCCCTGCACGATCGGGTGTTCCACGCCGAAGGTTTCGGTGAACCTGGTCCGCAGCATTGCGCTCTCCTATGCCTCGCGCGGGCGTGCCAGTTCGCCCGTAGGCCTGAATGGTGACACGGGGATCCACTCGTGTTCAACCCGTAAGTAAGCCGACATTCGCATCGTTGAGTTACTTCGGAGCTTCCCACAACCAGTCTTAGCGTTCGCTATCGGACGAAAATATGCAGTTAGAAGCCAGTTTCCCCGCAGAGTGATCGGCGGCCGTCGATTAACGGCGGTTCATATCTGGATCCCTTGCTCACCGGATAAGTTAGTTGTTATTCTGCTCTCAGTTCAGCCCGTCACGGCTGTCGGCCACCCCGGCGGACGCAGGTGACGGTCCGAGAGGAGTTCGTGGCATGACCACCGGTGCGCAGGCGCTCGACGAGCCGCTCAGGTCGCGGCGCAACCACTGGAACAATCAGATCGCGGCGCACGCGCAGATGCGCCCGGACGCGGTCGCGCTGCGGTTCCGTGGGGCCGATACCACCTGGGGGCAGCTGCACGAACGCTCACTGAAATTCGCCGACGCGCTCGCCCGGCGCGGTGTCGGCTTCGGCGACCGGGTGCTGATCCTGGCGCTGAACTACCCCGAATACATCGAGGCCGTGTTCGGCATCAACGCGCTCGGCGCCATCGCGGTGCCGGTCAACTTCCGCCTCACCCCGCCCGAGGTCGCCTACATCGTGAGCGACAGCGGCGCGAAGGCGATCGTCACCGACACCATGCTGCAGCCGCTGGCCACCGCGGTGCGTGCGCAATCCGGCACGCTGGAAACCTGTTTCGTGATCGGCGGGCAGACCGCCGACGGCGTGCTCGGCTTCGACGACGTGCTGGCCGAGGGTGGCGAGCCACACACGCCGCTCGACATTCCCGAGGACACCCCCTCGCTGATCATGTACACCTCGGGCACCACCGGCAGTCCGAAGGGCGCGATCCTGTCGCACGCCAACATGAATGCCCAGGCGCTGACGTGCATCCGGGCGCTCGCGATCGAACCGGACTCGATCGGTTTCTGCACCTCACCGTTGTTCCACATCGCCGGACTCGGCAGTCTCGCACCGTATTTCCTGCTCGGCGCGAAGACCGTGCTGCATCCGCTCGGTGCGTTCGATCCCACCGAATTCCTGGACGCGATCGAGCGGGAGCAGGCGACCAGCGCGTTCTGCGTGCCCGCGCAGTGGCAGGCCATCTGCGCCGAGCCGACGGTGAAGAACCGCAAGCTCGCGCTTACCGGACTCAGCTGGGGTGCGGCTCCGGCCTCCGACACGGTGCTGAAGGCGATGGCCGAGTGCTTCCCGAACGCGTTCAATGTCGCGGTCTTCGGGCAGACCGAGATGTCGCCGATCACCTGCGTGCTCGACGGCAAGGACGCGCTGCGCAAGCTCGGCTCGGTCGGCAAGCCGATTCCGACCATCCAGGCGCGCATCGTCGACGACGAGATGAATGATGTCGCGCCCGGCGAGATCGGCGAAATCGTTTACCGCGGGCCGACGCTCATGCAGGGTTACTGGAACAAGCCGGAAGCGACGGCGGAGGCGTTCGCCGACGGCTGGTTCCACTCCGGCGACCTGGTCAGCCAGGACGAGGAGGGGTTCATCTGGGTGGTGGACCGCAAGAAGGACATGATCATCTCCGGTGGCGAGAACATCTACTGCGCCGAGGTGGAGAACGTGCTGTTCGCGCATCCGAAGATTCGGGAGGCCGCGGTGATCGGCCGGGCGCACGAGAAGTGGGGCGAGGTCCCGGTCGCCGTCGTCGCGCTCAACTCGGCCGAGGACGAGCTGTCCCTGGACGAGCTGACGACGTTCCTCAACGAGAACCTGGCTCGCTACAAGCATCCCAAGGATCTGGTGATCGTTCCGGAGCTGCCCCGCAATGCCAGCGGCAAGGTAGTGAAAGTCCTACTGCGCAAGGATTATTCATCCTGACTTTAGTTAACTAATGTAAGGTCGTGGGATGGCGATTCCACGTATCCGCGCGGCCGTGCTCGCGCTGCACTGGCAAGTGAATGTGATCAAGCCCGAAGGCTTCTTCGGGCCCATGCTCGCGGCGCCGGTCGCGGCCAGCGGCGCGGTCGAGCACGCGGTGACCTTCCACGAAGCGGCGGCCGGGCACGGAGTTCCGGTGATCTTCACCCGGTTCACCATTCCGGTCGGCGAGGGGGAGTTGGTCCGCAATACCGGCTTCATGCGGTCGGTGGGCGCGGCGCAGACCGAGTTCCGGCCGGATTCTCCCGGCAGCCAACTCATCCCGGAGATGGCGGCGCAACCGTCCGAGGTATTCGACAACCAGAAGCTGTCCGGACTGGCGGGCAACAAACTGCCCGAGTGGTTGGCGGGCCAGGACATCGACACCCTCTTCATCACCGGCGTCGCCACCAACATCACCGTGGAGCAAACCGCAAGGCACGCCACCGATCTGGGCTTCACCGTCCACCCGATGGCCGACTGCACCGCCGCGGCTGCCGCGGCAGCGCACGAGACATCCTTGACGAACCTCGACCTCGTCACCGCCGGTGCCCTGACCACGGCACAAGCACTGGAGTTGATCACCCGCCGCTGACCGGATCTGCCGGTTAGGCCCTGGCGAGGACTGCGTCGTAGTCATGGCTGGCGATGACCTCGATGTCGGCGGGGAGGGCGTGTAGGCGTTGGATGGTGCGGAAAGCGGTGTCGCGGTCGGCGTCGAAGAGTAGGCCTGGCATCGGGGCCTTTTCGCGGATCAGCTTGATTTGCAGGGTGTTCCAGACGGCGTCGCCGACGAGCAGTACCCGGGTGCCGTCGTCGACCGCGAGCAGGACGCCGATGCTGCCCGGGGTGTGGCCCGCCAGGTCGACGAGGACAACAGCACCGTCGCCGAAGAGGTCGTGACTGCGCGGAAAGGTGAGTACGGGCGGGCCGTCGAGTTCCACCGGCGCGACGGACTGGCCGCGCAACGGTTCCCGGATCACGCCGATCGGCGCCTCGTCGCCGCGCATCGCCCAGTCGTATTCCACCGCGGGGACTCTGAGTTCGATCGAGTCCGGTAGCTCGAGCAGGCCGGAGACGTGGTCCCAGTGCAGGTGGGTGGCCAGGGTGAAGTCGATGTCGGCGGGTGCGAGATCGCGGGCCGCGAGCGCGTTGCTCAGCCCGAGTACCGGCTTTTCCGGAGACACCAGTTTGCCGACGGGGAAGGGGTGGCCGGGCAAGACGCGCTCGTGCACGTCGGAACAGATAGCGGGGTCGACAAGAAATCTCGCCCGCGGGTGCTCGACCAAGAAGGCGCCCATCGACATCGGCAACTCCCGCAGACTTCGCACACCCTCAGCGACGATGATGGTCGGTGCGGCCATCTTGGCCTGCATGATCGAGGTCAGTCGAACGGTCGCCTGTGCTTTCGGTGCGGGCGCGGTCACCAGGCTCGCGAGAAACGCCTGGTCGGCTCGGCGCGGCCGGAGCAGCCTGCCCGGCGTCGCGGCCAGCGCCACGCAACAGCGTGCCAGCGTGCGGAGGGTTCCAGGTCGTCCGTCGGCCAGCCGTGCGGAGTATTCGCTCACCTCGTCACGGTAGGCGATGGGTGCGCCGCACAAAAGGCTCTTCTCCGCGGTGCGATATCTCGGCATAATCGCGGGGGTAGCTGGGCGGTCGAGACGAGCCGCCGATTCGGTGGGTAGTTGCGTTCGGGATGGATCGGAGCTCGATGGTGCACAGTCGGCGTGCGCTCACGACCGCGGCGGTGACTGCCGTGGCCGAGTTGCTCGGCGTCGACGAGACGGCCGTGTGTACCAGCGCGCCGTTCACCGACCTCGGCTTGAATTCCACCCAGCTGGCCCGGCTTACGGCGCGCCTCGAGGATGCCATGGGGGTCGAGGTCGAGCTCAGCGCGATATTCGACTATCCGGACATAGATCAATTGGTCGAGTACCTCGCGATGCGATGACCACGGCCGCAGTATCGATCGTCGGCATCGGCTGCCGGGTACCCGGCGCCGGGGGCGGCGACGAATTCTGGCGGATGTTGCTCGCGCGGCGCGACGCCACCGGAATGCCACCGGACGGACGCCTCGGCACCCGGCGCGGCGGCTACCTGGACGACATCGAATCGTTCGACAACGACTGGTTCGCCCTCGCCGACCGGGAGACCGCGCGCATGGACCCGCGGCAGCGGCTGGCCATGGCGGTGGCGGTCGAGGCCATCGATGACGCCGGGATCGGTTATCGGGTGAAGGGTTCGGGCGGCGCGGTGCTGTTCGGCGCGTGCGGCTACGACCACGGAAGCGCCGCGCTCGGCTGCGACGGTGCCGACGCACACTGTGCCGTCACCGGTTCCGGGCTCAGCGTGATCGCCACCCAGCTGTCTTACGTGCTGGATCTACACGGACCGAGCATGGTGCTGGACAGCGCGGGGGCGTCCTCACTGGCAGCTGTCGACTTGGCGGTGCGACTGCTCGTCGATGAGACGGTGCCGTTCGCGATCGTGGGCGGTATCGATCTCACGCTGCTGCCGTACGCCTCGGACGCACTGGCGGAGGGCCGGTTCCGCGCACCTGACGGGTGCGAACCGTTCGATGCGGGTGCGGAGGACAACTGCCGTGGCGAGGGCTGTGCTGTGGTGATCCTGCAGCGCACGGAAGACGCGGTGCGCGAGAGAAATCGGGTGTACGCGGAGATCGCCGGGACGGCGGTCGGTGCGAACGGTCACTCCAACAGCCGCCATGTACCGAACGGTCGCGCACAGCAGGACACGATGCGCACAGCTTGGTCTCGAGCCGAGCTCGACCCCCGCACGGCTGGATATATCGAATGCCACGCCATCGGAACGTCAGTGGGCGACGAGGCGGAAGTGGGCGCGCTGGCAGCCGTTGTCGCACAGGGCGTTACGGACAGCGACAAGCCGATCTGGATCGGATCGGTCACATCCAATATCGGGCAACTCGAGGCGGCCTCGGGCATCATCGGCATGATCAAAACGGCGCTGTCCATCCACCACGGTGTCATCGCTCCCACCCTCGGCTTTCATACCGAGAACCCGCTGCTGAAGACGGCCGAGGGCGGGCTGAGGGTGCCGACGGCACCGGTCGACTGGAGCATGGTGCCGCGCGGCGAACGCAGCGCGGGGGTCTGCTCTGCCGACTTCGGCGGCACCAATGCGCACGCGGTGCTCCGCGGTGTCGAGGCAGCACCCGTAGCGCACGGAGACGAGTCGCCGGTACTGATCCCGATCACCGGCCGCGATACCGACGAGCTGCGCGCACAGGCGCTTCAGTTCGCCGACCAGCTCGAACTCGGCGACGGGTCACTGCGGGAAAGTGCCGCCGCGGCTGCCAGATTGCTGCCAGAGCGGAATCGACTATGCGTGCTGGCGCGGGATCGCGAGGATGCGGTGGCGCAGTTACGCACAGTGGCGCGCGGCGACTCGGGCCGCGCGGTGCTCGGGCCGTCCACGACGCGGCGGCGGGGTGGTGTCTTGTTCTTGTTCCCCGGGCCGGGTGGTCAGCATCTGGCGATGGGGCGCTCGCTCGCGGCGCGACACAGCGATTTCGCCGCCGCGTTGGCCAGGACGGCCGATGCGATCACCGCGGCAGGTGGTCCACGGATCTGGACGCCACGGCACGGCTTCGCGCTGGCGGCAGGTAACGGGAGCTCCGGAAACGGCCCGCACGCTGCGGAATACGTGCAGCCCGCGATCTTCGCATTCCAGGTGGCGATGGCGGAATTGCTGGCAGCCTGGGGTATTCGGCCGGACGCGGTGGCGGGGCACGGTCTGGGCGAGGTTGCCGCGGCCGTCGTCAGCGGCGCGTTGTCGCTGTCGGATGCGGCGCTGGTCGTGGTGCGGCGCAGCAAGTCCCGACCGGATCTGCACGCGGCGATGGCCCTGTTGGCCGCAGCGCCCTACGAGGCGGCGAAGCTGGTGGAGCCGATGCGCGCGCAGGTGGGCATCGCGGCGATCAACGGTCCGCGGTCCGTGGTGGTGTCCGGTACCGCGCGCTACATCGATACGCTCGTCCGACGGGCCAAGCGCCGCAATATGTCCGCGCTGCGGATCGCCGACGATTCGGCGGCGTACGCCCCGCGGATCGCCACCGTGCCACCGGGGTTCGTCGAAGCGCTGGCTGATCTGCGGCCCGCAGTACCGCACACCCCGATGTATTCCACCGTCCGCCGGGGCGAGCTGATCTCGACGGCGAGTTTGGACGGCGAATACTGGTCCGAGAATGCCTCGGGGACAGTCGAACTCGGCGCGGCGCTGGAGCGCGCCGCCGAGGACGGCCTGTCCACCGTGCTGGAGGTCGCGCCGCACCCTGTGCTGATTCCGGCCGTCCGGGAGCATCCCGAATTTCACGACGCCGCGCACTCGGTGGCCTCTCGCGACGATGAGGCGGGCGAATTCCTCAGCTGCCTGTCCCGACTTCATCTCGAAGGACGACCGGTCGACTGGTCCGCACAAGGCCCGTTCACTGCCGCCGCACCACGGCGTGAGTGGCGCAAGCGCCGATTTCCACTGGTCGCCGCGGTGCCGGAGGCCGCTGAAGAGCCCTTCCCGGCAGACGATCTCACCGACCACGTGGTCCAGGGTGCGGCGACCGTGCCTGTCGCGTTCTGGCTGCGCAGGCTGCTACATCTGACACGTACCAGCACTGGGGCGGCGACTGTGCTCACCGACTTCGTGGTGCACGATCGGGCCGAGCTGACGGTCCTGCCGGAGGTCGCTTATCGCAAGCATGGCGATGGAGGTCTGCGGGCGGAGGTCACGGCGGCCGGAGCGCTGGCTTCGGCCCGGCCGGCCAGTGACCCCACACCCGCGGATATCGTCGCATGGATGCGGGTGGTTGATGCCAACCGGGCTGGGCGACACCGTATGCGGATCATCGCGCCCGCTGCTTTCTACGACCAATTGCGTTGTCGACAGCTGGAGTACGGGCCGCGCTTGCGGGTCCTGCGCGGCATCGCGACCGGAACGGATACCGCGATCGGCCTCTTCGACGCCGCCGAATTGTCCCGCACCGCAACGCTGGACGGCTGTCTGCAACTGCTCGCCGCGACGATCTATGACGAACTGCCCGCCGGTGTGGTCCCGCTGCCGATCGGTATGGACTCCGCGTGGTTGTCGTCGGAACCGAACAGAACTGTTCTCGAGGCGCACGCGTTCCTCCGTGAGCGCACCTCCACCGAACTCATCGGCGACGTCATCGGCACCGATCAGCACGGCGTGCCCTGCCTGGCGTTTTCCGGGGTGCGAATCCAACTCTCGGAACAGGATTCGCCCGCCCGCGTCGCCGTTGCGCCGTGCCACGCCTACGCCGATCGCGCCGCTCCCTTTCGCCAGGAAACTTGGGAACCTCGTGACCTCGAGTCCGTCGGTCTCGCTGGTTCGGCGAACCCCATCGCCCAGCGCGCTCTGGTGATCGGCGAATCAGACTTCGCCGTTCAGTTGGCAGAGTTGCTCGACGGCACCATGCCCACCGATCTCATTGCCCGCGAACCCGAGACCGCCAGCCCCCTCGTCACCACCCTGCTGGCGGCGAGCACCGGTAGCGCCCCCACCGCGGTCGTACTGGTTTGGCCTACCGGCGACAGATCCTCGGCACGGGCATCCGGCACAAGACCCGAAGGGAGTGCTGCGGCGACGGTCGGCCGCGTCCTCGCACTGCTGCAACGTGCCCGAGCCGACGAGCGCACAGCTTCATTGACGATCGTGCTGCCAGAACCGATCGCAGCGCCGGTGCCACACACC from Nocardia iowensis includes these protein-coding regions:
- a CDS encoding methyltransferase domain-containing protein; this translates as MTKNAPQSSIRQGHHDTETGVLLTKPRSYRAFKAIFLLGRGSRLNARLVTLSGAAPGDQAVDIGCGPGDLARALAKRVGPEGSVVGVDPAPEMLDYATGHSRAVPNCRFELGAAQTLPLPDAAFDVVTSTFAMHHIPEAQRPAAVAQMFRILRPGGRLLLADTHPTGRVLPTVVRVMARFAARRTHDETAVHKDPLAAVDIRRYRDMLSTAGFSTVEFHPVAPATGVLLATKETSG
- a CDS encoding TetR/AcrR family transcriptional regulator, with the translated sequence MSSDVKRLTGSTDRRVRRTKSLLHRALIELMLERGYDRISVRDILHRADVGRSTFYAHFRDKDDLLLLSSTDYLRAAVTAPGSAADADAAPLAPVHTLFQLAAANPEVYQALLGRKSGALLLRTTREMVAEILAERLAEQLDMDEAEFAATMTFLSWGVVGVLGAIADADPPLPPTEAYQRLEKLLGPGLSRRVRAG
- a CDS encoding cupin domain-containing protein; translated protein: MTAARITGPVSIHGAIAGLPGPFQQRELAVVNDTVVRVAQLAGEFPWHHHDEDELFLCWDGTFRIELDGQDPVTLHPGELFVVPKGVRHRPVADEPAHTLLIERPETAQYGN
- a CDS encoding PLP-dependent aminotransferase family protein, coding for MDPINVAERLGRWSAGRGALYALLAARLRCLIDDGELPPGTPLPPDRVLASTLAVGRSTVVAAYDLLQSEGRIVRRQGSGTRVAGHPPTRPVDTTSAPVFLDLLEPRPDVIALACAAPDTPPVELTECYARILPELAATIGDIGYYPTGHPRLRHAIAEYYRSRGVPTAFEQVMVTTGGQQALSLLARGLLQPGDHVLMESPSSPPALEAFRAEAAVVQGLPPGLPGFAAAVREHRPALAYVIPTFQNPTGSVLAPLARRRLAETAAAAGVPLVEDEVLAELGFPGFSTPPPLAAHSAAVITVGSLSKTVWGGLRIGWIRAAAPIIARLARIRAVHDLGGDVPAQLAAAELVPRLAAVCARLAPERQARHDHLRAELARLLPDWHVPAVTGGQTLWVRLPYGDGTSFAQAALRHGVAILPGSGLDPNGGSADHIRVHFLHPPDILTEAARRLTEAWRAYRPPARPAPAPPALAI
- a CDS encoding NAD(P)H-dependent flavin oxidoreductase — protein: MLRTRFTETFGVEHPIVQGGMMWVGRAELVAAVANAGGLGFITALTQPTPDDLRREIARTRELTDKPFGVNVTILPSINPPPYAEYVQAIVESGVKIVETAGSNPEPFLPYYQDAGIKVLHKCTSVRHALKAQRIGVDGVSIDGFECAGHPGEDDVPGLILIPAAARVLDIPMIASGGFADASGLVAALALGADGVNMGTRFLCTQESAVHQKVKEQIVAHTERDTQLIFRTMHNTARVADNEISRKVVEIEKAGGTFDDVRDLVAGARGRRVFEEGDLDAGIWSAGQVQGLIHDIPTCEELITRMVREAEALITARLAETVVA
- the fadD5 gene encoding fatty-acid--CoA ligase FadD5; the protein is MTTGAQALDEPLRSRRNHWNNQIAAHAQMRPDAVALRFRGADTTWGQLHERSLKFADALARRGVGFGDRVLILALNYPEYIEAVFGINALGAIAVPVNFRLTPPEVAYIVSDSGAKAIVTDTMLQPLATAVRAQSGTLETCFVIGGQTADGVLGFDDVLAEGGEPHTPLDIPEDTPSLIMYTSGTTGSPKGAILSHANMNAQALTCIRALAIEPDSIGFCTSPLFHIAGLGSLAPYFLLGAKTVLHPLGAFDPTEFLDAIEREQATSAFCVPAQWQAICAEPTVKNRKLALTGLSWGAAPASDTVLKAMAECFPNAFNVAVFGQTEMSPITCVLDGKDALRKLGSVGKPIPTIQARIVDDEMNDVAPGEIGEIVYRGPTLMQGYWNKPEATAEAFADGWFHSGDLVSQDEEGFIWVVDRKKDMIISGGENIYCAEVENVLFAHPKIREAAVIGRAHEKWGEVPVAVVALNSAEDELSLDELTTFLNENLARYKHPKDLVIVPELPRNASGKVVKVLLRKDYSS
- a CDS encoding cysteine hydrolase — translated: MAIPRIRAAVLALHWQVNVIKPEGFFGPMLAAPVAASGAVEHAVTFHEAAAGHGVPVIFTRFTIPVGEGELVRNTGFMRSVGAAQTEFRPDSPGSQLIPEMAAQPSEVFDNQKLSGLAGNKLPEWLAGQDIDTLFITGVATNITVEQTARHATDLGFTVHPMADCTAAAAAAAHETSLTNLDLVTAGALTTAQALELITRR
- a CDS encoding MBL fold metallo-hydrolase, which gives rise to MSEYSARLADGRPGTLRTLARCCVALAATPGRLLRPRRADQAFLASLVTAPAPKAQATVRLTSIMQAKMAAPTIIVAEGVRSLRELPMSMGAFLVEHPRARFLVDPAICSDVHERVLPGHPFPVGKLVSPEKPVLGLSNALAARDLAPADIDFTLATHLHWDHVSGLLELPDSIELRVPAVEYDWAMRGDEAPIGVIREPLRGQSVAPVELDGPPVLTFPRSHDLFGDGAVVLVDLAGHTPGSIGVLLAVDDGTRVLLVGDAVWNTLQIKLIREKAPMPGLLFDADRDTAFRTIQRLHALPADIEVIASHDYDAVLARA
- a CDS encoding acyl carrier protein, whose product is MVHSRRALTTAAVTAVAELLGVDETAVCTSAPFTDLGLNSTQLARLTARLEDAMGVEVELSAIFDYPDIDQLVEYLAMR